A single window of Bradyrhizobium daqingense DNA harbors:
- a CDS encoding SDR family NAD(P)-dependent oxidoreductase → MTLFDMKGKVAVITGSTRGIGLAIAERMAEHGAKVVISSRKADVCEQVAKGINDKYGKGTAVAIAANISSKENLQNLVDESNRAFGRIDVLVCNAASNPYYGPLAGISDDQFRKILDNNIVANNWLISMVVPQMIERKDGSIIIVSSIGGLKGSTILGAYAISKAADMQLARNLACEYGKDNIRVNCIAPGLIKTDFAKALWDNPENLKASTSRSPLLRIGIPDEIAGAAVFLGSKAGDFMTGQTMVIDGGATIS, encoded by the coding sequence ATGACCTTGTTCGATATGAAGGGGAAAGTCGCCGTCATCACTGGCTCGACGCGCGGCATCGGGCTCGCAATCGCCGAGCGCATGGCCGAGCACGGCGCCAAGGTGGTGATCTCCTCGCGCAAGGCCGACGTCTGCGAGCAGGTGGCCAAGGGCATCAACGACAAATACGGCAAGGGCACCGCGGTCGCGATCGCCGCCAACATCTCCTCGAAGGAGAACCTGCAGAACCTGGTCGACGAGAGCAACCGCGCCTTCGGCAGGATCGACGTGCTGGTCTGCAACGCCGCATCGAACCCGTATTACGGCCCGCTCGCCGGCATCTCCGACGACCAGTTCAGGAAGATCCTTGATAACAACATCGTCGCCAACAATTGGCTGATCTCGATGGTGGTGCCGCAGATGATCGAGCGCAAGGACGGCTCGATCATCATCGTCTCGTCGATCGGCGGCCTCAAGGGCTCGACCATCCTCGGCGCCTACGCGATCTCGAAGGCCGCCGATATGCAGCTCGCGCGCAACCTCGCTTGCGAATATGGCAAGGACAACATCCGCGTGAACTGCATCGCGCCCGGCCTGATCAAGACCGATTTCGCGAAAGCGCTGTGGGACAATCCGGAGAACCTGAAGGCCTCGACCTCGCGCTCGCCGCTCCTGCGCATCGGCATCCCCGACGAGATCGCGGGCGCCGC
- a CDS encoding SDR family NAD(P)-dependent oxidoreductase, whose product MGRLQGKSVIITGAGSGIGRAAALLFTREGAKLIAVDRTEAVKETVAEIKSAGGVAEAMVADAGSEQDVIAVIDKAVKAHGRLDVIWANAGVSGGLVPLAEQTVEHWQEILRVNLIGPFLAVKYAMPHMVKQQSGAIVLTASVAGLKAGASGHPYAASKAGVISLVQTTAYSLTGTGVRINAVCPGLIETGMTKPIFDRAKERGTQDKIGQLNPLKRPGQPHELAAMGLFLASDEASYVNGQAFPVDGGLTASMPYTGKPV is encoded by the coding sequence ATGGGCCGCCTGCAAGGCAAATCCGTCATCATCACCGGCGCCGGCAGCGGCATCGGTCGCGCCGCCGCACTGTTGTTCACTCGGGAAGGCGCAAAACTGATCGCGGTCGATCGCACCGAGGCGGTGAAGGAGACCGTCGCGGAAATCAAGTCCGCCGGCGGCGTCGCGGAAGCCATGGTGGCGGATGCGGGCTCCGAGCAGGACGTCATCGCCGTGATCGACAAAGCCGTGAAGGCGCATGGCCGGCTCGACGTGATCTGGGCCAATGCCGGCGTCTCCGGCGGGCTCGTTCCGCTTGCCGAGCAGACCGTCGAGCACTGGCAGGAGATTCTGCGCGTCAATCTGATCGGACCGTTCCTCGCGGTAAAATACGCCATGCCGCACATGGTCAAGCAACAGTCCGGCGCGATCGTGCTGACCGCCTCCGTCGCGGGCCTCAAGGCCGGCGCCAGCGGACATCCCTACGCCGCAAGCAAGGCCGGCGTGATCAGCCTGGTGCAGACCACGGCCTATTCGCTCACCGGAACCGGCGTGCGCATCAACGCGGTGTGCCCGGGCCTGATCGAGACCGGCATGACCAAGCCGATCTTCGACCGCGCCAAGGAGCGTGGCACCCAGGACAAGATCGGCCAGCTCAACCCGCTCAAGCGCCCCGGCCAGCCGCACGAGCTGGCGGCGATGGGACTGTTTCTGGCGAGCGACGAGGCGTCGTATGTCAATGGGCAGGCGTTCCCGGTCGACGGTGGTTTGACGGCGTCGATGCCGTATACGGGCAAACCGGTGTAG
- a CDS encoding histidine phosphatase family protein has protein sequence MAGADKPNVVTTRWWWVRHAPVRNDGGNIYGQSDIACDTSDTYVFNAVAKVLPRKAVWYSSNLMRTHQTAEAIWATGFPRPASMKWEADLAEQNLGRWQGMNRAAFIASRPVGTSWFADINEPAPGGESFMDLYNRTRRTIERINKEAAGQDIIAVAHGGTIKAAVGLALGDLPEQGLAFDIDNVSVTRLDHFASPERTVWRLPMVNQQPWIADDAHAAMHQPAGPEVKKLA, from the coding sequence ATGGCAGGCGCAGACAAGCCGAACGTGGTCACGACGCGGTGGTGGTGGGTGCGGCACGCGCCGGTGCGCAATGACGGCGGCAACATTTACGGACAGTCCGACATCGCTTGCGACACCAGTGATACGTATGTGTTCAATGCCGTTGCCAAGGTGCTGCCACGCAAGGCAGTCTGGTATTCGAGCAACCTGATGCGCACGCACCAGACCGCCGAGGCGATCTGGGCAACCGGCTTCCCGCGGCCCGCGTCAATGAAATGGGAGGCGGATCTCGCCGAACAGAATCTCGGACGCTGGCAGGGTATGAACCGCGCCGCGTTCATCGCGAGCCGCCCCGTCGGCACGAGTTGGTTCGCCGACATCAACGAGCCCGCGCCCGGCGGCGAGAGCTTCATGGATCTCTACAACCGCACGCGCCGTACCATCGAGCGGATCAACAAGGAGGCGGCTGGCCAGGATATCATCGCGGTCGCCCATGGCGGCACCATCAAGGCCGCGGTCGGGCTTGCGCTCGGTGATCTGCCGGAGCAGGGGCTCGCATTCGACATCGACAATGTGTCGGTGACGCGGCTCGATCATTTCGCAAGTCCCGAGCGGACCGTCTGGCGGCTGCCGATGGTGAACCAGCAGCCGTGGATCGCCGACGACGCGCATGCGGCAATGCATCAGCCGGCGGGTCCTGAAGTCAAGAAGCTGGCGTAG